One part of the Treponema sp. OMZ 787 genome encodes these proteins:
- a CDS encoding helix-turn-helix domain-containing protein: MNIYKKSLEELEAFPELTQIKIDLLPNCPPILSPKEAAFVCNVSEPTIQRMISGGILPVNSDREILKKDLVTYIKNHSLADIPLI; this comes from the coding sequence ATGAATATCTACAAGAAATCATTAGAAGAGCTCGAAGCCTTCCCGGAATTAACGCAGATTAAAATCGACCTTCTCCCAAACTGCCCGCCCATCCTAAGCCCAAAAGAAGCCGCCTTTGTTTGCAATGTGTCAGAACCCACAATCCAGCGCATGATCTCAGGCGGCATCCTTCCGGTTAATTCCGACCGTGAAATCCTTAAAAAAGACCTTGTAACCTACATCAAAAACCACTCTCTAGCTGATATTCCCTTGATATAA
- a CDS encoding ATP-binding protein, whose amino-acid sequence MALKEVLNFNNLSHGDAARITGLNRSTVSRVASKDYPNWKEKEGEILSLLKEAGYNTENIEEEKTGISLDFEAVVMTPSVSAYKDLASSLADPEGSLSSSLGMVIGTAERGKTFTSKWFVSENSNAVYILYIDGSSITQLLRDICYEVANTRPHSMSKCITVLEQSCLYRRHLIIIDEADKCPVKHLETLRGINERCNLPFLFVGEEALKSKIDQVPRLRSRVRNPIVVFDPIKEIDIATYYRSAAGLTLDLKTASLLSKRARGGFRTVANEARALVNIANASGLSAITEEMINKLG is encoded by the coding sequence ATGGCACTAAAAGAAGTTTTAAACTTTAACAATCTATCCCACGGAGATGCAGCTCGCATTACGGGCCTTAACCGCTCAACCGTTTCGCGTGTTGCTTCAAAAGATTATCCTAACTGGAAAGAAAAGGAAGGCGAGATATTAAGTCTTCTTAAAGAAGCGGGTTACAATACTGAAAACATCGAAGAAGAAAAAACGGGTATCAGCCTTGACTTTGAAGCAGTCGTTATGACTCCCTCAGTATCGGCTTACAAAGACCTTGCTTCAAGCCTTGCCGATCCCGAAGGCTCTCTTTCTTCAAGTCTCGGTATGGTCATCGGAACGGCCGAAAGAGGAAAAACTTTCACCTCAAAATGGTTCGTTTCCGAAAACTCAAATGCCGTCTACATCCTTTACATTGACGGCTCTTCCATAACCCAGCTTTTAAGAGACATCTGCTATGAAGTGGCCAATACCCGTCCTCATTCAATGAGTAAGTGTATCACTGTCCTTGAGCAATCCTGCCTTTACCGGAGGCATCTTATAATCATTGATGAAGCCGATAAATGCCCCGTAAAGCACCTTGAAACCTTACGCGGAATAAACGAACGCTGTAATCTTCCCTTTCTATTTGTTGGAGAAGAAGCCTTAAAAAGTAAAATCGATCAGGTACCTCGTCTTCGCTCGCGAGTGCGTAATCCTATTGTTGTTTTTGACCCGATAAAGGAAATCGACATCGCAACTTATTACCGTTCTGCAGCAGGCTTAACCCTTGATCTTAAAACCGCAAGCCTCTTATCAAAAAGAGCCCGTGGGGGATTCCGTACGGTCGCTAACGAAGCGAGAGCCTTGGTAAACATTGCTAATGCTTCAGGTCTTTCAGCCATCACAGAAGAGATGATAAATAAGTTAGGTTAA
- a CDS encoding Mu transposase C-terminal domain-containing protein, with amino-acid sequence MASLTQVVFQGNKKHREKVAVFEAWQTRRPGLTVRMAEEELSDRFGLSVSTIRRYIKEIRENGYLPVDKPKQGRSVFAWDDDALRFLKAVYLAVQRDVGYCTVRNAYNQTCKVALEKGWAVGSEPSAYKHLKALSTLLVGYTQGGRRALDNLFYIARDLSTLKPFEVVVGDQHRFNFWVVDSKGKKFRPECYAWLDMRTRLPYGVSFEAGPYNFRTVARALRQGLIRFGKFGSTYNDNGKPETAKKIDWLVEALQTFGMKFTDEAELFKTEDGHYALEDESGAVVALADTCEVWHKKNRRIFARVKNAKTKPIERFFSTFEQLLLDRFLPGYVRNIKASAAEDEEATRRLNWQEANGYLLRYEEFVEQANLALETYEQRFHSSLKHSPRDEMMKAIEKEGWEPSRIKLEDIKALFMEPDHRIVRNNRITISGINYVGPNLTSDMVSQNRSNIAGLQGQRIEVRFDPDDPSSGVYAIHPVTGEAIFLTPEKRIDFFDEKAVKSAIEEKNANIRAVSESYTKAINGFGKVITSSRYKNLEQGKKIANESEAKFLPDPELTDSEFAQAVGERLTLVINSSQNRRSVYSSERDRFDAILDAVMDGAVLSEADQAFKLKYEKNMSEDERLFFETKINLGLEARKEKTKWH; translated from the coding sequence ATGGCAAGCTTAACGCAAGTGGTTTTTCAAGGAAATAAAAAACACCGTGAAAAAGTCGCCGTCTTTGAAGCATGGCAGACACGCCGTCCGGGGCTTACTGTCCGAATGGCAGAAGAAGAACTTTCAGACAGGTTCGGTCTTTCCGTTTCAACCATCCGCCGGTATATAAAAGAAATAAGAGAAAACGGTTATCTCCCCGTCGATAAACCTAAACAAGGAAGATCTGTCTTTGCTTGGGATGATGATGCCTTACGTTTTCTAAAAGCGGTTTACCTTGCCGTCCAAAGAGATGTAGGCTATTGCACGGTTCGCAATGCTTATAATCAAACCTGTAAGGTCGCTTTAGAAAAAGGCTGGGCCGTCGGTTCCGAGCCTTCGGCATACAAGCATTTAAAAGCTTTAAGTACTCTTTTAGTCGGTTATACTCAAGGCGGAAGGCGGGCACTTGATAATCTCTTTTACATTGCTCGCGATTTATCAACCTTAAAACCTTTTGAGGTAGTCGTAGGCGATCAGCATCGTTTCAACTTTTGGGTGGTCGATTCAAAAGGGAAAAAGTTCAGACCCGAATGTTATGCTTGGCTCGATATGCGTACCCGTCTTCCTTACGGTGTTTCTTTTGAGGCAGGGCCTTATAACTTCCGTACCGTTGCAAGAGCCTTAAGACAAGGCCTTATCCGCTTCGGCAAATTCGGCTCCACCTACAACGATAACGGAAAGCCTGAAACGGCTAAAAAAATTGATTGGCTTGTCGAAGCCTTGCAGACTTTTGGAATGAAGTTCACCGATGAAGCAGAGCTTTTCAAAACCGAAGACGGACACTATGCTTTAGAAGATGAATCCGGGGCGGTTGTCGCCTTGGCCGACACTTGCGAGGTCTGGCATAAGAAAAACAGGCGTATCTTTGCCCGTGTAAAAAATGCAAAGACAAAACCGATTGAAAGGTTCTTCTCAACTTTTGAGCAGTTACTCTTAGACCGCTTCCTCCCGGGCTATGTACGAAACATCAAAGCCTCGGCCGCAGAAGATGAAGAAGCAACCCGCCGCCTTAACTGGCAGGAAGCTAACGGCTATCTATTACGCTATGAAGAATTTGTCGAGCAAGCTAACCTTGCTCTCGAAACCTACGAACAGCGTTTTCATTCTTCCCTCAAACATTCCCCTCGTGATGAGATGATGAAAGCCATCGAAAAAGAAGGCTGGGAGCCTAGCCGTATTAAGCTTGAAGATATTAAAGCCCTCTTTATGGAGCCCGATCACCGTATCGTACGAAACAACCGCATTACAATATCGGGAATTAACTATGTAGGGCCTAACCTTACTTCCGATATGGTAAGTCAAAACCGCTCAAACATAGCAGGGCTTCAAGGTCAAAGAATCGAAGTCCGCTTCGATCCCGATGACCCGTCTTCAGGAGTCTATGCCATTCATCCTGTAACCGGAGAAGCCATCTTTTTAACCCCTGAAAAGCGTATCGATTTCTTTGACGAAAAGGCTGTTAAGTCGGCAATCGAAGAAAAGAACGCTAACATTCGGGCGGTTTCTGAAAGCTATACAAAAGCAATTAACGGCTTCGGCAAAGTAATAACATCAAGCCGCTATAAAAATCTTGAACAAGGAAAGAAGATCGCTAACGAAAGTGAAGCAAAGTTTTTGCCGGATCCTGAACTCACCGATTCCGAGTTTGCTCAAGCTGTCGGAGAGCGGCTTACCTTAGTTATTAACTCCTCGCAAAACCGCCGAAGCGTTTACTCCTCAGAGCGAGACCGCTTCGATGCAATTCTTGATGCGGTTATGGACGGGGCAGTTTTAAGTGAAGCCGATCAAGCTTTTAAACTCAAATATGAAAAAAACATGAGTGAAGATGAAAGGCTCTTTTTTGAAACAAAAATAAATCTTGGGCTTGAAGCCCGAAAGGAGAAAACAAAATGGCACTAA
- a CDS encoding host-nuclease inhibitor Gam family protein: MARYKPNQAKLETLEDVDLALKEIGLLEKELDALDAEAHKIISTAKEDAAKKGEPMRKRITEISSKIGAFAEYNKDDLFKDKKTVELTFGIFGFRKSTSISVKKTTINLMQKLGLTAFLRTKVEPDKEKMAELDDETLSQVDAVRKIKNDFFCQPNKEEVNKDLLKSAV, encoded by the coding sequence ATGGCGCGTTACAAACCAAATCAAGCAAAGCTTGAAACACTTGAAGATGTTGATCTCGCACTCAAAGAGATCGGGCTTTTGGAAAAAGAACTGGACGCCTTAGATGCTGAAGCTCACAAAATTATTAGCACGGCAAAAGAAGATGCTGCAAAAAAGGGAGAACCAATGCGTAAACGAATTACCGAAATATCTTCTAAAATTGGAGCATTTGCAGAATACAACAAGGACGATTTATTTAAGGATAAAAAAACCGTCGAGTTGACATTCGGTATCTTCGGTTTTAGAAAATCTACCTCTATCAGTGTCAAGAAAACAACGATAAATCTTATGCAAAAATTGGGGCTAACTGCTTTTTTGCGTACGAAAGTTGAACCGGACAAAGAAAAAATGGCTGAACTTGATGATGAAACCTTGTCTCAAGTTGATGCAGTAAGAAAGATCAAAAATGATTTTTTCTGTCAGCCAAATAAAGAAGAGGTTAATAAAGACCTTTTAAAATCAGCAGTTTAA
- a CDS encoding HNH endonuclease signature motif containing protein — MNRIFPDNIKTFIFENAKGKKNTELTELVNRIFGTSYTVKQIQSFKGFNKIKSGLVQKFPDVIISFIKENVKGKSTSELTVLVNQTFSTAYTEAQIKTCKTNRSLSSGLTGYFPKGHIPHNKGLKGICSPGCEKGWFKKGNTPKNHRPVGSERIDTDGYVYIKIKEPRTWVLKHVHTYEKHKGPIPQGMIVTFKDGNKQNCNIENLLLMSRSESMIMTSFRLRSKNPELMGTGLLISKIILQKNKLKRNLGGKK; from the coding sequence ATGAATAGAATTTTTCCTGATAATATCAAGACTTTCATTTTTGAAAATGCAAAAGGCAAAAAAAATACAGAACTTACCGAACTTGTAAACCGCATCTTCGGCACTTCTTACACTGTAAAACAAATACAAAGTTTTAAGGGCTTTAATAAAATCAAAAGCGGTCTTGTCCAAAAATTCCCTGATGTCATTATTTCTTTCATAAAAGAAAATGTAAAAGGAAAATCAACATCTGAACTTACGGTGCTTGTTAATCAAACCTTTTCAACAGCTTACACCGAAGCCCAAATAAAAACATGTAAAACAAATCGCTCTCTTTCAAGCGGTCTTACAGGTTATTTCCCAAAAGGACACATTCCCCACAATAAAGGCTTAAAAGGAATCTGTTCTCCCGGCTGTGAAAAAGGCTGGTTTAAAAAAGGTAACACCCCTAAAAATCATAGACCTGTAGGCTCCGAGAGGATAGATACTGATGGTTATGTTTACATAAAAATAAAAGAACCCCGTACATGGGTTTTAAAACATGTACATACTTACGAAAAACATAAAGGGCCAATACCTCAAGGAATGATTGTAACTTTCAAAGACGGAAACAAACAAAATTGCAATATCGAAAACCTTCTTTTAATGAGCCGAAGCGAATCAATGATAATGACTAGTTTTCGGCTGAGGAGTAAAAATCCTGAACTTATGGGAACAGGCCTTTTGATATCAAAAATAATATTACAAAAAAATAAATTAAAAAGAAATTTGGGAGGAAAAAAATGA
- a CDS encoding LexA family transcriptional regulator: protein MEWKQIIDTLEAELKLDNQRGGLAKLLGVRSGIISDIKSGKAKNPGSNIALLLINTLNVNPVWMETGKAPIFLDKQEPLLVGMQNSHSKKQENLPIGKSQNDNLKQSVSNSIESLALESTAPRFAELEEKIGEKLNNLQAQIDELKGVVEKKLPEEADDKRYRYTPDPKLRPYSDLYVAEDQSSYGLKKDFSEPEETEDLPLAENLAAGIPIEAFDSGETYPVPKKFLKRGKKYCVAKIKGTSMTEAGITDGSFVLLEYTDTALSGEIMVVKYGDQTTLKRLSQKEDGAWELLYEDGSSAVIPLKDGDWEVKGHYVRVLS, encoded by the coding sequence ATGGAGTGGAAGCAAATAATAGACACTTTAGAGGCAGAATTAAAACTAGATAATCAAAGAGGAGGGCTTGCAAAGTTATTGGGGGTAAGATCAGGTATTATATCTGATATAAAAAGTGGTAAAGCAAAAAACCCTGGATCAAACATAGCTCTTCTTTTGATAAACACATTAAATGTAAATCCAGTATGGATGGAGACAGGGAAAGCTCCTATATTCTTAGACAAGCAAGAACCCTTGCTTGTGGGTATGCAAAACTCGCATAGTAAAAAGCAAGAAAACTTGCCTATAGGAAAAAGCCAAAATGACAACTTAAAACAATCCGTATCTAACAGCATTGAATCCCTAGCCCTTGAAAGCACCGCGCCTAGATTTGCGGAACTGGAAGAAAAGATAGGGGAAAAACTAAACAACTTACAAGCCCAGATAGACGAGCTAAAGGGAGTTGTCGAAAAGAAACTACCTGAAGAAGCTGATGATAAGAGATACCGATATACGCCTGATCCAAAGTTGAGGCCTTATTCCGATTTGTATGTTGCCGAAGATCAATCAAGCTACGGCTTAAAAAAAGATTTTTCGGAGCCTGAAGAAACTGAGGACTTACCGCTTGCCGAAAACCTTGCAGCGGGAATCCCGATCGAAGCCTTTGATTCAGGCGAAACCTATCCCGTACCTAAAAAGTTTTTAAAGCGAGGCAAAAAGTATTGTGTCGCAAAGATAAAAGGAACTAGCATGACAGAAGCGGGAATAACTGACGGCTCATTCGTGCTTTTAGAATATACTGACACGGCCTTATCGGGTGAAATTATGGTGGTTAAGTACGGGGATCAGACCACGCTCAAAAGGCTATCCCAAAAAGAAGACGGAGCATGGGAGCTTTTGTACGAGGACGGAAGCAGTGCGGTAATCCCGCTCAAGGACGGGGACTGGGAAGTCAAGGGGCATTATGTGAGGGTTCTTTCTTAA
- the tcmP gene encoding three-Cys-motif partner protein TcmP produces MPNMHKKKFDEGTEVKLELFKTYMKAWIPIVNMTNSKTVYIYDLFSGPGKDAKNSKGSPLILLDILMENCQGIKETYFEILFNDALKQNIERLKTECNKAIEDCKKTNSCVNTCPFHITYKQNDFQNIFPNVVEEIKTNGNPFSFIFLDQYGIKHVDKENFLKLLPLKKTDVLFFSASADVWRFRETEAFKKYIDINKITFTKEKYPYCHKILVDYYKSLVPNHLKENLYIAPFSIKKEKSGMIYGLTFITHNLLGLEKFISAAWKIAPDTGEANYNIENGKIEQNIGQMLLFDEPSKKLDLYQNDICVFLKKGRTNKEIYEYSLVQGVSLTETNNILKRLEDSNSIKITVIGEEKRRKHAYYLNFKTEEKVKIYYEQHKN; encoded by the coding sequence ATGCCGAACATGCACAAAAAAAAGTTTGATGAAGGAACAGAAGTCAAACTAGAACTTTTTAAAACATATATGAAAGCATGGATACCCATTGTCAACATGACAAACTCAAAAACGGTTTATATATATGATCTCTTTTCAGGACCGGGGAAAGATGCGAAAAACTCCAAAGGGAGTCCTTTAATTTTATTGGACATTTTAATGGAGAACTGTCAGGGAATAAAAGAAACCTACTTTGAAATTCTATTTAATGATGCCTTAAAGCAAAATATTGAAAGATTGAAAACCGAATGTAATAAAGCCATAGAAGACTGCAAGAAAACAAATTCTTGTGTTAACACATGCCCTTTTCATATTACATACAAACAAAATGACTTTCAAAATATTTTTCCAAATGTTGTAGAAGAAATAAAAACAAACGGAAATCCTTTTTCGTTTATATTTTTAGATCAGTATGGTATAAAACATGTAGATAAAGAAAACTTTTTAAAATTATTACCTCTTAAAAAAACAGATGTCTTATTCTTTAGTGCCTCTGCGGATGTTTGGCGTTTTAGAGAAACGGAAGCTTTTAAAAAATACATTGATATAAACAAAATAACATTTACAAAAGAAAAATATCCTTACTGTCATAAAATACTTGTAGATTATTATAAATCGCTGGTTCCGAATCACCTTAAGGAAAATTTATATATTGCTCCATTTTCTATAAAGAAAGAAAAATCAGGAATGATTTACGGACTTACTTTTATAACTCACAATTTATTGGGATTGGAAAAATTTATTAGCGCAGCTTGGAAGATAGCTCCGGATACAGGTGAGGCAAATTACAATATAGAAAATGGTAAAATAGAACAAAATATTGGGCAAATGTTGTTATTTGATGAGCCATCTAAAAAGTTGGATTTGTACCAAAATGATATTTGTGTATTTTTAAAAAAGGGCAGAACTAATAAGGAAATATATGAATATTCTTTAGTTCAAGGTGTTAGTCTTACAGAGACAAATAATATTTTGAAAAGGCTTGAAGATTCTAACAGCATAAAAATTACTGTTATTGGAGAAGAAAAAAGAAGGAAACATGCTTATTATTTAAATTTTAAGACAGAGGAGAAGGTAAAGATATATTATGAACAGCACAAAAATTGA
- a CDS encoding DUF5131 family protein has protein sequence MNSTKIEWTDSTWNPATGCTKISEGCRHCYAEKMAGRLKCMGSAKYSNGFKLTLHPDTLEEPYKWKKPRMVFVNSMSDMFHEDIPLEYIKKVFKVMNENPQHVFQVLTKRAELLEKYARELVWSSNIWMGVTVEHQNVMNRIDLLSKVPASIKFLSCEPLLSPLHNMNLSAIDWVIVGGESGSGARPMEKKWVEDIKEQCEKNQTAFFFKQWGGINKKKNGRELDGKTYSEMPSLISA, from the coding sequence ATGAACAGCACAAAAATTGAATGGACGGATTCTACATGGAATCCTGCAACAGGATGTACAAAGATTTCCGAAGGATGCCGGCACTGTTATGCCGAGAAAATGGCCGGAAGATTAAAATGTATGGGAAGTGCCAAATATTCTAACGGCTTTAAATTAACACTTCATCCTGACACTTTAGAAGAACCCTACAAGTGGAAAAAGCCTAGAATGGTGTTTGTGAACTCCATGAGTGATATGTTCCATGAAGACATCCCGCTTGAGTACATAAAAAAAGTTTTTAAAGTTATGAACGAAAACCCGCAACATGTTTTTCAGGTACTGACAAAGAGAGCAGAACTTCTTGAAAAATACGCCAGAGAACTCGTTTGGTCAAGTAATATTTGGATGGGTGTTACGGTAGAACATCAGAATGTTATGAACAGAATAGATTTGCTTTCAAAAGTTCCGGCTAGTATAAAATTTCTTTCATGTGAACCTCTTTTAAGCCCTCTTCATAATATGAACCTATCGGCTATTGACTGGGTTATTGTCGGGGGTGAATCAGGAAGCGGCGCCAGACCTATGGAAAAAAAATGGGTTGAGGATATAAAAGAACAATGCGAGAAAAATCAAACAGCGTTCTTCTTTAAGCAATGGGGAGGAATTAATAAGAAAAAAAATGGAAGAGAGCTTGACGGTAAAACATACTCTGAAATGCCTAGTTTAATTTCTGCATAA
- a CDS encoding phage protein Gp27 family protein, which yields MPRKSNVEMEGVLERAIKLHEEENMTIKEIAELLQAEGFRVSASGVQRALRAKKLSEKEFQKKLKDTEIFIEATKNTPGLQMAKAGTDMAMAMLLTELQGMENLGTLTDGEIIDKLARIVKAQKDIAKLTLDYEKGYKQGLFKAKEEIEKAVKAGGISGETAAGIKKELGLDV from the coding sequence ATGCCTAGAAAAAGCAATGTGGAGATGGAAGGAGTCTTAGAGCGGGCTATCAAGCTTCACGAAGAAGAAAACATGACGATTAAAGAAATCGCAGAACTTTTACAAGCCGAAGGTTTTAGGGTTTCGGCATCGGGAGTTCAAAGGGCTTTAAGGGCTAAAAAGCTGAGCGAAAAAGAATTTCAAAAAAAACTTAAAGACACCGAAATCTTTATCGAGGCCACAAAAAACACTCCGGGGCTTCAAATGGCAAAGGCCGGAACCGATATGGCAATGGCCATGCTTTTAACAGAGCTTCAAGGGATGGAAAACTTAGGCACTCTTACAGACGGAGAAATTATCGATAAGCTTGCCCGAATAGTAAAGGCTCAAAAAGATATTGCAAAACTCACACTCGATTATGAGAAAGGATATAAGCAGGGACTATTTAAAGCTAAGGAAGAAATCGAAAAGGCTGTAAAGGCCGGAGGCATTTCAGGAGAAACGGCTGCCGGCATAAAAAAAGAATTGGGGCTTGATGTATGA
- a CDS encoding terminase large subunit domain-containing protein, with amino-acid sequence MKEDINLKEVLLPYQIKWLNDKSSLRLWEKSRRIGASFTLSLEAVLNGMTADGKNTYYLSYNKDMTRQFIKDAAYWCSRLQVTAEMYEEVIVTEERKDITVFRIKLASGKEIAALPSVEYALRSKQGDVILDEAAFVDDFEGIKKAALALLIWGGAFSILSTHNGDDNPFNLFIKKIKRGEEKDWSLHHTTFDKAVKEGLYKKICESQKIAWSEENEKAFVERVYSIYKDNADEELRCIPVRSGTRYFPRLLLDACLDETITIARKAFEDNFLNEKKHKKERGVLKFFKNEIADDLRLIEGSAFFGFDFGRSGDLSVIWLIEKCGEEFLTRIIIELRNWPFDEQYQLLTLILDNLKSLKGGKCDARGNGQMLSEKLETEYPGIVEQVMISNAWYSRIMPLLKSSLEEKNFTVPSDEYILSDFSVVQIVKGIPKIAERTNEGVRKTQRHGDTAVAAALCLDAALEEGEEAAPYIAEAHPQDVSMFVGY; translated from the coding sequence ATGAAAGAGGATATAAACTTAAAAGAAGTTTTATTGCCTTATCAAATAAAATGGCTTAACGATAAAAGCAGTTTAAGGCTGTGGGAAAAATCCAGACGAATAGGGGCGAGCTTTACCCTTTCTCTTGAAGCTGTCTTAAACGGAATGACCGCGGACGGAAAAAATACCTATTATCTATCTTACAATAAAGACATGACACGGCAGTTTATAAAGGATGCCGCTTATTGGTGCTCCCGCTTACAGGTTACGGCCGAAATGTATGAAGAGGTTATCGTAACGGAAGAAAGAAAAGACATAACCGTATTTAGAATAAAGCTTGCAAGCGGTAAAGAAATAGCAGCCCTTCCAAGTGTAGAGTATGCCCTGAGGTCTAAGCAGGGAGACGTAATCCTTGATGAAGCAGCCTTCGTTGATGACTTTGAAGGCATTAAAAAGGCAGCCTTGGCTCTTTTAATTTGGGGTGGGGCTTTTAGTATACTTTCAACCCATAACGGCGACGATAACCCTTTTAATCTTTTTATCAAAAAAATAAAACGGGGAGAAGAAAAAGACTGGAGCCTTCACCATACCACTTTTGACAAGGCCGTAAAAGAAGGGCTTTACAAAAAGATTTGTGAAAGTCAAAAAATCGCATGGAGCGAAGAAAACGAAAAAGCCTTTGTTGAAAGAGTTTACAGTATTTATAAAGACAACGCAGATGAAGAGCTCAGGTGTATTCCTGTAAGATCAGGAACAAGATACTTTCCAAGACTCCTATTGGATGCCTGCCTTGATGAAACCATTACGATTGCAAGAAAAGCCTTTGAGGATAATTTTTTAAACGAAAAAAAGCACAAAAAAGAAAGGGGAGTTTTAAAGTTTTTTAAAAACGAAATAGCCGATGATCTTCGCCTGATAGAAGGCTCAGCTTTTTTCGGATTCGACTTCGGCCGCTCAGGAGATTTATCGGTTATATGGCTTATCGAAAAATGCGGTGAAGAATTTTTAACTCGAATTATAATAGAACTTAGAAACTGGCCCTTTGATGAGCAATACCAATTATTGACTTTAATATTGGATAACTTAAAAAGCCTTAAAGGCGGAAAATGCGATGCAAGAGGAAACGGACAAATGCTTTCAGAAAAACTGGAAACAGAGTATCCGGGGATTGTAGAGCAGGTAATGATAAGCAATGCTTGGTACAGCAGAATAATGCCATTATTAAAATCAAGCCTTGAAGAAAAAAACTTTACGGTTCCTTCCGATGAGTATATACTAAGCGATTTTTCCGTAGTGCAGATTGTAAAAGGAATCCCTAAAATTGCAGAGCGGACAAATGAGGGTGTGAGAAAAACACAAAGGCATGGAGACACGGCCGTGGCTGCTGCCCTTTGTTTGGATGCCGCCTTGGAAGAAGGAGAAGAAGCGGCTCCATATATCGCAGAAGCTCATCCTCAAGATGTTAGTATGTTCGTAGGCTATTAA
- a CDS encoding DUF935 family protein, with product MFGKSKVNEKELLSSVIDLTGFRSILAHLDETSDWLSDTRQSLNIFNDMLNDARVGSLVENRQDKVLRLDMGQVDGKNETLNEAARHYITFNKLQELGLQLLNALPYGIAVSEIVWKKENGLFVPEKFIPVPRSLIGFKKGFDQGDRYTPYLLPDYIPLSDPYKFIVHRNDRGTGSVSGVSILRRVYWPWQFKKLGFKFWTMAAERIGVPSILAIFETKTDAEAVKRANILADILHKIRSGSSLALGNVKDVKYLNAEGAIKDFDVLIAVCNTEISYGLTGQSLTTNEAQYGTRANAVLHDDTFAAVISKDAQNLQSSIQNLYNRFCELNWPGEEPIGFEIDAGEYASWEMVTKAIELGVPVSKKALYDRHKLPEPENEEDSFVSDRLIRSDDEASLDFSDNVKKKELIFF from the coding sequence ATGTTTGGTAAAAGTAAGGTAAACGAAAAAGAACTATTGAGCTCGGTAATCGACTTGACAGGCTTTAGATCGATATTAGCTCATCTTGACGAAACGAGCGATTGGCTATCCGATACAAGACAGAGCTTAAACATATTTAACGACATGCTGAACGATGCAAGGGTTGGAAGTTTGGTAGAAAACAGGCAGGACAAGGTATTGCGCCTTGACATGGGACAGGTTGACGGAAAAAACGAAACTCTTAATGAAGCTGCCCGTCATTATATAACTTTTAATAAACTTCAAGAATTGGGCCTGCAGCTTTTAAATGCCCTTCCCTACGGAATAGCGGTGAGCGAAATTGTTTGGAAAAAAGAAAACGGCCTTTTTGTTCCCGAAAAGTTTATACCCGTTCCACGCTCTTTAATCGGTTTTAAAAAAGGCTTTGATCAAGGAGACAGGTACACTCCCTATCTTTTACCCGATTATATCCCGTTAAGCGATCCTTATAAATTTATTGTTCACAGAAACGACAGAGGTACAGGAAGCGTATCGGGAGTAAGCATCTTGCGCCGTGTCTATTGGCCTTGGCAGTTTAAAAAACTGGGCTTTAAGTTTTGGACGATGGCCGCAGAAAGAATAGGGGTTCCGAGTATCTTGGCAATTTTTGAAACCAAGACCGATGCAGAGGCTGTAAAAAGGGCAAACATATTGGCGGACATCTTGCACAAGATAAGATCGGGCTCAAGCCTTGCTTTAGGAAACGTAAAAGACGTTAAGTATTTAAATGCCGAAGGAGCTATAAAAGATTTTGATGTTTTAATTGCGGTATGCAATACCGAAATTTCTTACGGACTTACAGGCCAAAGTCTTACTACAAACGAAGCCCAATACGGTACAAGGGCTAATGCCGTTTTACATGATGACACCTTTGCGGCCGTTATAAGTAAGGACGCTCAAAATCTTCAAAGCTCAATACAAAATCTTTATAACCGCTTTTGCGAATTAAACTGGCCCGGTGAAGAACCTATCGGCTTTGAAATCGATGCAGGAGAATACGCCTCTTGGGAAATGGTAACCAAGGCCATAGAGTTAGGAGTTCCCGTTTCCAAAAAAGCCTTGTATGACAGACACAAACTCCCTGAGCCTGAAAATGAAGAAGACAGCTTTGTCTCCGATAGGCTTATAAGAAGCGATGATGAAGCTTCTCTTGATTTTTCGGATAACGTAAAAAAAAAAGAACTCATATTTTTCTAA